The segment AAGGCAGCTTTTGACACTGAGACTAATTATGATAGTCTAGCTTTCAAACTGGCTTTTGGCATACTTGTTTTTTTTTCACGTTTTTTTGTATTTCTACATTGGTATATAAAATAAGTTTAGCACAACAATACGTTTCAACAACAACAAATTAACATGAAGTTATAGTACAAGCATTGTAAGAATATAGCCTATTTGACTTAATCTCAGAGATTTGATAAGACCAAATTATTTTTGAACATAATGTTGACGTAAAAGGCAGCGCAAGCTGCTGATTTCATTAGCATAGAGATAAGGGGAAAAAAAATATAGAGATTGAGCCTGTTCATAAGGAGAACTAGGCAGAAAACAACATAATGCAGAGCTGATTATAGGACAACCGTGTAAAAACCCTTCACCGCTGCATGACTACCAAAAGAGTGTGTGTAGGGGATCTTCGACAACGATCTGCCATCGGGGACAAGGTTTTTACCTAGAGCACAACACAATACTACCACACCAAACCCCAAGTGAAGGGGTCTGGCCACGCCAAGAGCAACCACGGCCTTCTCGAGTTTATTTTTGGACTTTAGAAGAGTAGTAAATGTCAAACATACACATTGCACCGGCACAACATTCTCCCCAGCGCTGCGCTTTTCCCCTAGTTAAACCTATCCCAAAGTCTTCAAAAGGGTTCAAAAGTCCACTGGGATAGATTCTCAGCATTCGCAGAGAAGGGCCTCCATATGTATATAAAGTCGAAATAACCATAGAATACTACTTTTTTTTTAAATATCCAACAACCGAATAGTTGGTGGTTTTATTTAGGTGTCGAATTCGTGGACTTTTGGCGTATTGATTGGGTTGTTGGTAGATGGGGTGTCCCTGTCATGCTCTCTTCTGCGGTACTACCTCCACCAGTACGTTCTGCATTCGTCTTTCGGTACAAACACTGTACTCACATACTGGAAGGATAAGTCTTGTTTCCTGTAAAAGTATGGTTTGATCTTTGATGTCTGTCCAACAGCTTCTCCAACAGACGATCGATCATAGTAGCTAGGAATCTAAGATGGTACTTGGTAGAATCATATGGGCGTCGGCCACTACTGTTCCATCGAATCCGGAACCAAACCCCCTAGCTAGAGAAAAAGAAGAATTGAACAAATAGGTAAAATTAAAACAGTCGATGTTCTCGCCATTGATTCACATGGTGTGCAGCTAGGCTGGTGTTCCCAGTATCCGTAGTACTGTAATATACAGGCAGAGGAAAAGGAAAGAGGGAAAGAGAAGAACATAGCAGAGCAGCTTTGCCAAGCTCCGATCGATCGAGCTGTTCCTGATGCTACATGCCGGATAAGTATATCACTATATCAGTTCATATATGCATGGTGATCAGGAAAGGTAGGTGCCGCAGactccggcgccggcgcggcaGCCACCGCAGGCGCAGCCCCAGCCGCCAACGAACACCGGCCCGTTCGCGCGGgagccggagcgccgccgccgcttctcttccccgtcgccgccggcggggGCGGAGGAGGCCGCGAAGATGACCAAGGACAACATGGACAGGCACAGGATGACGACGCAGAACACGACGTCGTCCCTGCCGACGGCCACCGCATCGTGGATCGTCTCGAAGACGACGCTCGCCATGCGCTCCGACTCCTCCTCCCTGTCGTCGATCAACCTGCTTCGCTACCGCTGGAGCGCGCGCACGGTCGAGGCGAGACCGTGAGAGTGTGGGTATGTGAAACGAACAGGAGGTTTGCTTGTATGAAAGCGGAGTGAGGCTTATCCAAGGGAGAGAAATTTACGACCTCCGCAGCTGCAAATAATGGCATATGGGACTCCCCGCCTCTCGTCGAATGATAACGACGCCTGCTTTGGTTTTTAAGAGTATCTCCACCCGCATCCCCAAAGatctttagttttttttttaacagAACACAAGGCTTTATTGATAAAAAATGTCAATACAAATTGCTGCCCTCACTCTGGGGCAGAATGAAAAACTTCCGAGGAGGCTAAAGTAAAATACGACTTAGCTAAAATATGCGCTGCTTCGTTCAGGCTTCGATTCACATGGACGAGCGAAACTGAGATAAAATCCTTCACCATGATCTTGATATCATCAACCACCATCCCCACAGATCCAGCTGAGGTGACTTGAGCCATTGAACAAGCGAGAGGCAATCAGTCGCAAAAACAGCTTCATCCCGAGCTAGGGATACCGCACGGCGCAGGGCACATACTTCAGCGTACTCCGACGACTGAGATGTTGGGAGCTGTTGGCGGCAAGCAGCTAAACAGGTACCCAGACTATCGCGGATGACGAATCCTGCACTCATTCTTCCTGCAGACTCGAAGATCGCAGCATCAGAATTGATCAACACAAAACCTAGTGGCGGTGGAGTCCATTTTAGAGCCTGAACGACAGACTCACACCTTTGAACCGGGGCTTGTGTAAACAGATTCATCTTTATCAGATCAATATATGCAAAAATCTTGCCACATGTATGTTGAGGATTTGGCTTCTCATCATTTTTTCTA is part of the Lolium rigidum isolate FL_2022 unplaced genomic scaffold, APGP_CSIRO_Lrig_0.1 contig_17761_1, whole genome shotgun sequence genome and harbors:
- the LOC124680509 gene encoding uncharacterized protein LOC124680509; protein product: MASVVFETIHDAVAVGRDDVVFCVVILCLSMLSLVIFAASSAPAGGDGEEKRRRRSGSRANGPVFVGGWGCACGGCRAGAGVCGTYLS